A single Aerosakkonema funiforme FACHB-1375 DNA region contains:
- a CDS encoding type II toxin-antitoxin system RelE family toxin: MWKVEYTRRFLKELAALPADIQNRVEPIVFQELESENPFELGYLQKLKGYNDKYKIRVGNYRIGITVEQETNTLICERIAHRKEIYKIFP, translated from the coding sequence ATGTGGAAAGTTGAATACACTAGGAGATTCTTGAAAGAACTTGCTGCTTTGCCAGCAGATATCCAAAACCGGGTCGAACCTATTGTGTTTCAAGAATTGGAATCAGAGAATCCTTTTGAGTTAGGATATCTGCAAAAGCTGAAAGGTTATAACGATAAATATAAGATTCGCGTAGGTAACTATAGAATTGGTATTACGGTTGAGCAAGAGACAAATACATTAATTTGCGAAAGAATTGCTCACCGAAAAGAGATTTACAAGATTTTTCCTTGA
- a CDS encoding DUF6335 family protein yields MPKVPGCFGAYIFMQVLRLYTSTSPKLSGGDVDAAWEQADSTGEEAVGGTAATPDQNIVDQLGAAVGLEIDDMAFLHTVEIIEERDDRRWELDPTSSEDYQERHSI; encoded by the coding sequence ATTCCCAAGGTGCCAGGATGTTTTGGCGCTTACATTTTCATGCAGGTGTTGAGGCTGTATACTTCCACCAGTCCAAAATTATCTGGGGGTGATGTGGATGCTGCTTGGGAACAAGCCGACTCAACAGGTGAGGAAGCTGTTGGTGGAACTGCTGCTACTCCCGATCAGAATATTGTCGATCAATTGGGGGCAGCTGTGGGATTAGAGATAGATGATATGGCTTTTCTGCATACAGTAGAAATTATAGAGGAGCGTGACGATCGCCGTTGGGAATTAGATCCAACTTCTTCGGAAGATTATCAGGAGCGGCATTCGATTTGA
- a CDS encoding serine/threonine-protein kinase, protein MICCLNPDCQKPLNPDGTKFCQSCGSKLVLLLRNRYRVIQPIGRGGFGRTYLAEDVDKLKERCIVKQFAPQLQGTGALQKAIELFQEEAKRLQELGEHPQIPTLLAYFEEDKYLYLLQQFIEGQDLSKELAQQGAFSEQKIWLLLNSLLPAFKFIHERQVIHRDIKPENIIRRTNNGQLVLVDFGAAKFATGTALQKTGTVIGTPGYVAPEQNAGKVGFGSDIYSLGVTCICLLTGSDPFQLFDVDEGVWMWREKLNSPVSDSLGQILDKMLELAPKRRYQSADEVLYALNPNTVVSKRNQTSSSTFQTQNYRCLRTLTGHSNWVTSIAISADGQTLASASFDGTIKIWNIDSGQLLRTLSDKKSGAVLSVAISPDRQTLAAGCEDGKIRVWNFTNGQLLRTIGNWTIYKHLGRVNSVAFNFDGQFIASLCKADGQIKTWNTNTGKYVDFLSGAEGINTIALSPDGKSIAGGNQNTKIKIWKQGFFGTFLSRLGISSNLSGHSGSVRSVAFNHNGKTIASGSEDKTIRLWDISTKECIWEIPGQHSASVDTVAFSPDGKIIASGSADKTIKLWSIEDPIKNIGTLTGHSGAVNSVAFTPDGRILASGSFDNTIKIWQVCV, encoded by the coding sequence ATGATCTGCTGCCTCAACCCCGATTGCCAGAAACCTTTGAATCCTGATGGGACAAAGTTTTGCCAAAGTTGTGGCTCAAAACTGGTGCTTCTGCTGAGAAACCGCTATCGTGTTATCCAACCAATTGGTAGGGGAGGATTTGGACGCACCTATTTAGCTGAAGATGTAGATAAATTAAAAGAACGCTGTATCGTTAAGCAATTTGCACCGCAACTGCAAGGAACTGGCGCACTGCAAAAGGCGATCGAATTATTCCAAGAAGAGGCAAAGCGACTGCAAGAACTGGGAGAACATCCGCAAATTCCGACTCTGTTAGCCTACTTTGAAGAAGACAAATATTTATATTTATTGCAACAGTTTATTGAAGGTCAGGATTTGTCGAAAGAGTTGGCACAGCAAGGAGCGTTTAGCGAACAAAAAATTTGGCTACTTTTAAATAGTTTACTGCCAGCTTTTAAGTTTATTCACGAACGCCAAGTAATTCATCGAGATATCAAACCGGAAAATATTATTCGCCGCACTAACAACGGTCAGTTGGTTTTAGTTGATTTTGGTGCGGCTAAGTTCGCAACTGGAACTGCTTTGCAAAAAACGGGCACGGTGATTGGCACTCCGGGTTATGTTGCGCCCGAACAAAATGCGGGTAAAGTAGGTTTTGGTAGCGATATTTATAGTTTGGGAGTTACCTGTATTTGTCTGCTAACTGGAAGCGATCCTTTTCAATTATTTGATGTTGATGAAGGTGTTTGGATGTGGCGAGAGAAGTTAAATAGTCCAGTTAGTGATTCGCTCGGTCAAATCCTAGATAAAATGTTGGAACTTGCCCCGAAGCGACGTTATCAATCAGCTGATGAGGTACTCTACGCGCTGAATCCTAATACGGTTGTGTCCAAGCGCAATCAAACGTCTTCATCAACATTTCAAACTCAGAATTACAGGTGTTTGCGAACTTTAACTGGACATTCAAATTGGGTTACATCTATTGCTATCAGTGCTGATGGACAAACTCTTGCGAGTGCTAGTTTTGATGGTACTATCAAAATTTGGAATATCGATAGCGGTCAACTGCTTCGCACTCTGTCTGATAAGAAATCGGGTGCAGTTTTATCAGTGGCGATTAGTCCCGATAGGCAGACTCTTGCTGCTGGTTGTGAGGATGGCAAAATTAGGGTTTGGAACTTTACAAATGGTCAACTTCTTCGCACCATTGGTAATTGGACAATATATAAGCATTTAGGACGTGTAAATTCTGTAGCCTTTAATTTTGACGGACAGTTTATTGCTAGCCTTTGTAAAGCTGATGGTCAGATCAAAACTTGGAATACGAATACGGGTAAATATGTGGATTTTTTATCTGGTGCAGAAGGGATAAATACTATTGCTTTAAGTCCTGATGGTAAGAGCATAGCTGGTGGCAATCAGAACACAAAAATTAAGATTTGGAAACAAGGATTTTTTGGAACATTCCTCAGTCGATTAGGGATTAGTTCTAATCTTTCTGGACATTCAGGAAGCGTTCGTTCTGTTGCTTTCAATCATAACGGAAAAACCATTGCTAGTGGCAGCGAAGACAAAACAATCAGACTGTGGGATATAAGCACTAAAGAATGTATTTGGGAAATACCTGGACAGCATTCTGCCTCAGTTGATACTGTTGCTTTCAGTCCTGATGGAAAAATTATTGCTAGTGGTAGTGCAGATAAAACAATCAAACTATGGAGTATAGAAGACCCTATAAAAAATATTGGTACTCTCACTGGTCATTCTGGTGCAGTTAATTCTGTTGCTTTCACTCCTGACGGTCGAATTCTCGCCAGTGGCAGTTTTGATAATACAATTAAAATTTGGCAGGTGTGTGTTTAA
- the glyS gene encoding glycine--tRNA ligase subunit beta, translating to MPSFLLEVGTEELPASFVGSAIQQWQSLIPKSLSEQYLTSEAINVYGTPRRLAVLIEGLPAQQPDRVEEIKGPPASAAFKDGQPTKAAEGFARKQGVALSALEVRPTDKGDFVFVKQSIPGRATADILKELIPQWIFKLEGKRFMRWGDGDVKFSRPIVWLVTLLDDAVLPVEIENGSEIIKSDRISHTHRVLHPEPVTIKSATDYVSTLRSGFVEVDAELRKVRIKEQVEAVAKIQSGYAEIYPDLLAEVTNLVEWPTAVMGKFDDDFLSLPPEVTTTVMVTHQRYFPLFKTAEAKELLPNFITISNGDPAKSDLIAAGNGRVVRARLADGQYFYKSDLAKPLESYVPQLEKVTFQDELGTMQAKVDRIVKIAGKIAEQLQLNAENSKNIQRAAFLCKADLVTQMVGEFPELQGVMGQKYAAASGETEAVATAIFEHYLPRGAGDKLPETITGQVVGLADRLDTLVSIFGLGMLPTGSADPFALRRAANAVVNITWTAELPLNLQELLEQIVADFVAAYPKTKSGELLPQLQEFFLQRIRTLLQDDRTIDYDLVNAVLGENDPEYTERALKDLLDVRNRAIFLQEIRNNGKLLEIYETVNRSTRLAAQGDLDKQQLEPTEVVRSNLFEKASEQAFYDAIVQLVPQTKASQEQRNYQQLVDALSEITPKVSTFFDGPESVLVMDENLEVRRNRLNLLGLLRNHARVLADFGPIVKS from the coding sequence ATGCCATCCTTTTTATTAGAAGTCGGTACAGAAGAACTCCCTGCCAGCTTTGTGGGTAGCGCCATCCAACAATGGCAAAGTCTTATTCCCAAAAGCCTTTCGGAACAATACTTGACAAGTGAGGCAATTAATGTATATGGAACTCCCCGCCGTTTGGCTGTGCTGATTGAAGGTTTGCCAGCACAGCAACCCGATCGCGTCGAAGAAATCAAAGGCCCACCCGCATCGGCGGCGTTCAAGGATGGACAACCGACCAAGGCGGCGGAAGGTTTTGCCCGCAAGCAGGGTGTCGCTTTGTCGGCGTTGGAAGTGCGCCCGACGGATAAGGGCGATTTTGTGTTTGTCAAACAAAGCATTCCCGGACGCGCTACGGCTGATATTTTGAAGGAATTGATTCCCCAGTGGATTTTTAAGTTGGAAGGTAAGCGTTTTATGCGCTGGGGGGATGGAGATGTTAAGTTTTCCCGTCCTATAGTTTGGTTGGTGACATTATTAGATGATGCGGTGTTGCCAGTGGAAATTGAGAATGGATCGGAGATAATTAAGAGCGATCGCATCTCCCACACCCATCGGGTTTTACATCCCGAACCAGTTACAATTAAGAGCGCTACAGATTATGTATCTACTCTCCGTTCCGGTTTCGTAGAAGTCGATGCGGAACTGAGAAAAGTCAGAATTAAAGAGCAAGTTGAAGCAGTTGCCAAAATCCAAAGCGGCTATGCAGAAATCTATCCGGATTTATTAGCAGAAGTCACCAACTTGGTAGAATGGCCTACTGCTGTGATGGGGAAATTTGATGATGATTTTTTGAGTTTACCGCCGGAAGTAACTACCACGGTGATGGTAACTCACCAGCGCTATTTCCCCCTATTCAAAACAGCAGAAGCAAAAGAATTATTGCCCAATTTTATTACCATTTCTAACGGCGATCCTGCGAAATCAGATCTGATCGCCGCAGGTAACGGGCGGGTAGTGCGGGCGCGGTTAGCCGACGGCCAATATTTCTACAAATCCGATTTGGCTAAACCATTAGAAAGTTACGTTCCCCAACTGGAAAAAGTCACATTTCAAGATGAATTGGGAACGATGCAGGCCAAAGTCGATCGCATCGTCAAAATAGCCGGAAAAATTGCAGAACAACTGCAATTAAATGCAGAAAATAGCAAAAATATCCAACGCGCCGCCTTCCTGTGCAAAGCTGACCTCGTTACCCAAATGGTAGGCGAATTCCCGGAATTGCAAGGTGTCATGGGGCAAAAATATGCAGCCGCTAGCGGGGAAACCGAAGCTGTAGCAACGGCGATTTTTGAACATTATTTGCCGCGAGGTGCAGGCGATAAATTACCGGAAACTATTACAGGTCAAGTTGTCGGTTTGGCAGATAGACTCGATACCTTGGTGAGCATTTTCGGGTTGGGAATGTTGCCCACAGGTTCGGCAGATCCTTTCGCCTTGCGTCGTGCAGCTAATGCGGTAGTGAATATCACTTGGACGGCAGAATTACCGCTGAATTTGCAGGAGTTACTAGAACAAATTGTCGCTGATTTTGTTGCAGCTTATCCCAAAACAAAATCGGGCGAATTATTGCCACAATTACAGGAGTTTTTCCTGCAACGGATACGAACTTTACTGCAAGACGATCGCACCATAGATTACGACTTAGTAAATGCCGTTTTGGGAGAAAACGATCCTGAATATACGGAACGCGCCTTAAAAGATTTATTGGATGTGCGAAATCGCGCTATTTTCCTACAAGAAATCCGCAACAACGGCAAACTTTTGGAAATCTACGAAACTGTCAACCGTTCTACTCGTCTCGCCGCACAAGGAGATTTGGATAAGCAACAATTGGAACCCACCGAGGTTGTGCGATCGAACTTATTTGAGAAAGCATCAGAACAAGCATTTTATGATGCGATCGTCCAACTTGTTCCCCAAACTAAAGCATCGCAAGAACAGCGCAATTATCAACAGTTGGTAGATGCGTTAAGCGAAATTACCCCCAAAGTCAGCACATTTTTTGATGGCCCAGAAAGTGTGTTAGTAATGGATGAAAATTTGGAAGTCAGGCGCAATCGTTTGAATCTGTTGGGATTGCTGCGAAATCATGCGCGAGTGCTGGCAGATTTCGGCCCGATCGTGAAAAGTTAA
- a CDS encoding DUF2267 domain-containing protein has product MNRDEFIKHVQSIAQVGSREEAERAIRATLETIRDRIVGDEAKDLASQLPSEFKQFLQGREGENGQHLSLQEFYQRVSEKECVDPVTAATHAHAVFSVLNSAITPGEFADLRANFSDDYSDLLPAPSPTSEVISGTGM; this is encoded by the coding sequence ATGAACCGCGACGAGTTCATTAAACACGTTCAAAGTATAGCTCAGGTCGGTTCGCGTGAAGAGGCAGAGCGTGCTATTCGCGCCACCCTAGAAACGATCCGCGATCGCATCGTAGGCGATGAAGCAAAAGATTTAGCTTCACAACTGCCATCTGAGTTTAAACAGTTTTTGCAAGGTAGAGAGGGAGAGAACGGTCAGCACTTGTCTCTGCAAGAATTCTATCAGCGCGTCAGCGAAAAAGAATGTGTAGACCCGGTTACAGCAGCGACTCACGCCCACGCTGTTTTCTCGGTGTTAAACTCAGCAATTACGCCCGGTGAATTTGCCGATCTTCGCGCTAATTTTTCTGACGATTACAGCGATTTACTGCCAGCCCCAAGCCCAACATCAGAGGTAATCTCAGGGACAGGTATGTAG
- the murD gene encoding UDP-N-acetylmuramoyl-L-alanine--D-glutamate ligase has protein sequence MPNAHIIGLGRSGIAAARLLKREGWDVTLSDSASAESLASRHTSEIFQQQQQQLTDNGITVKLGYSFTPEGEDLPQLIVVSPGVPWDIPALLRARELGIETIGEIELAWRRLQTCPWVGITGTNGKTTTTALIAAIFQAAGFNAPACGNIGYAACELALSETPPDWVIAEISSYQIESSRLLAPRIGVWTTFTPDHLSRHKTLENYFNIKAKLLNQSQFQVFNGDDPYLRENAPDRFANAYWTSVKGKAELIADRGFYIEDGWVVDRGDRIVETSSLKMVGEHNLQNLLMAVAAARLAGIEKNAIAQAIANFPGVPHRLEHICTWQGIDFINDSKATNYDAAEVGLNSVNAPAILIAGGEAKAGDDTGWMNKIQAKAAAVLLIGDAAPAFAKRLEEIGYSHYQIVETMARAVPRAAELAKQHQAKVVLLSPACASFDQYQNFEQRGDDFRHLCLEFQERNSAD, from the coding sequence ATGCCTAACGCGCACATCATTGGTTTGGGGAGATCGGGAATTGCAGCTGCAAGACTGTTGAAACGGGAAGGTTGGGATGTGACGCTAAGCGATTCTGCCAGCGCGGAAAGCTTGGCTTCGCGCCACACCTCCGAAATATTCCAACAACAGCAACAACAACTTACCGACAATGGAATTACCGTCAAACTTGGTTATTCTTTTACGCCGGAAGGCGAAGATTTACCCCAGCTAATTGTTGTCAGTCCCGGCGTACCTTGGGATATTCCCGCCTTACTTCGCGCCAGAGAATTAGGCATAGAAACAATTGGCGAAATTGAACTAGCGTGGCGTCGTTTGCAAACTTGTCCTTGGGTTGGTATTACTGGTACAAACGGTAAAACGACAACTACAGCTTTAATTGCTGCAATCTTTCAAGCGGCTGGATTTAATGCTCCCGCTTGCGGTAATATCGGCTATGCTGCTTGCGAATTAGCGCTATCGGAGACGCCGCCAGATTGGGTAATTGCCGAAATTAGCAGCTATCAAATTGAATCATCGCGCTTGCTTGCGCCGCGTATTGGCGTTTGGACTACTTTCACGCCGGATCACCTCAGTCGTCACAAAACCTTAGAAAATTACTTCAATATTAAGGCGAAGTTACTAAATCAATCGCAGTTCCAAGTATTCAACGGTGACGATCCGTATCTGAGAGAAAATGCACCCGATCGCTTTGCCAATGCTTACTGGACAAGTGTGAAAGGTAAAGCGGAATTAATTGCCGATCGCGGTTTTTATATTGAAGATGGTTGGGTGGTCGATCGCGGCGATCGCATAGTGGAAACCTCATCATTAAAAATGGTAGGAGAACACAATCTGCAAAACCTATTAATGGCAGTTGCGGCTGCGAGATTAGCAGGAATTGAAAAAAATGCGATCGCGCAAGCAATCGCCAACTTTCCCGGCGTTCCCCATCGCCTCGAACACATCTGCACTTGGCAAGGAATTGATTTTATTAACGACAGCAAAGCCACCAACTATGACGCTGCTGAAGTTGGATTAAACTCAGTAAATGCTCCCGCTATCCTCATCGCTGGTGGCGAAGCCAAAGCAGGTGACGATACAGGTTGGATGAACAAAATTCAAGCAAAAGCCGCCGCAGTTTTACTCATCGGTGATGCAGCACCTGCCTTCGCCAAACGACTCGAAGAAATTGGTTATTCCCATTATCAAATCGTGGAAACTATGGCACGCGCCGTACCCAGAGCCGCTGAATTAGCCAAACAACATCAAGCCAAAGTTGTCCTGCTTTCACCCGCCTGCGCCAGCTTCGATCAGTACCAGAACTTCGAGCAACGAGGCGACGATTTTCGCCACCTATGTCTGGAATTTCAGGAACGAAATTCTGCTGATTGA
- a CDS encoding helix-turn-helix domain-containing transcriptional regulator — MPTSDSYREFLIECLKDPEHAAGYIEAILEEKDPEPELLRNAVRKVIEACAKSDRLSDSAKQLHEKLDKILTESNAAEIYTFIELMDKLGFRVAILPKETET; from the coding sequence ATGCCAACTAGCGATAGCTACCGGGAGTTTTTAATTGAATGTCTGAAAGATCCAGAACACGCTGCTGGCTACATTGAAGCTATTTTAGAAGAAAAAGACCCCGAACCGGAACTACTGCGAAACGCGGTTAGAAAGGTAATTGAGGCTTGTGCAAAAAGCGATCGCCTTTCAGATTCAGCGAAACAGTTGCATGAAAAACTCGATAAAATACTAACAGAAAGTAATGCTGCTGAAATTTATACTTTTATTGAATTGATGGATAAGCTGGGTTTTCGAGTTGCGATTTTACCGAAAGAAACTGAAACATAA
- a CDS encoding DUF6334 family protein, which yields MATDEFPIGQILTAVSILEDKEFSSNELCLDKIQLFFQDTTVTLLPIADTDEIEIIQETASTHSAENTPSWCQSLLGKKLTTVWICENDRGYRDLVIFAFEYLHPSIAFVAECSVLNVFRYEAIYRVKSETQLQHSQVDAPSPTTS from the coding sequence ATGGCAACAGATGAATTTCCGATCGGACAAATTCTAACAGCAGTATCAATACTAGAAGATAAAGAATTTTCTAGCAATGAACTCTGCCTTGATAAAATCCAATTATTCTTTCAAGATACTACAGTTACCTTGCTACCAATTGCCGATACTGATGAAATAGAAATAATTCAGGAAACCGCTAGCACGCATTCTGCGGAAAATACACCATCTTGGTGTCAGTCTTTACTTGGTAAAAAGTTGACGACAGTTTGGATATGCGAAAACGATCGAGGTTATCGAGATCTAGTGATTTTCGCTTTTGAGTACCTGCATCCCAGCATTGCCTTTGTTGCTGAGTGTTCAGTTCTGAATGTTTTTCGTTACGAAGCAATATACCGTGTAAAATCTGAAACTCAGTTGCAGCACAGCCAAGTTGACGCGCCATCCCCTACCACATCATAA
- a CDS encoding type II toxin-antitoxin system RelE/ParE family toxin, whose product MEATPREIRRYITPDGRIPFLEWYYSLRDRKTQYKIDARLERVELGNLGDCRSVGEGVYELRINYSPGYRIYFGQIGSTIVLLLCGGDKSTQEEDINKAKEYWEEYEKRENAN is encoded by the coding sequence ATGGAAGCAACACCAAGGGAAATTCGACGTTACATTACGCCAGATGGCAGAATACCTTTCTTAGAGTGGTACTATTCGCTGCGCGATCGCAAAACTCAATATAAAATAGACGCAAGGCTTGAACGAGTTGAACTAGGCAATTTAGGTGACTGTCGTTCTGTTGGTGAAGGCGTTTATGAATTGAGAATCAACTATAGCCCAGGCTATCGGATCTACTTTGGACAAATAGGATCGACAATTGTACTTCTCCTTTGCGGGGGAGATAAAAGCACCCAAGAAGAAGATATCAACAAAGCTAAGGAGTATTGGGAAGAGTATGAAAAGCGTGAAAATGCCAACTAG
- a CDS encoding DUF6335 family protein, translating into MADKADKKVLDINDEPMVLDLPQEITESYGTGVKTEPGYNIGTRRLRDEEKLYTSTSPQLSGGDVDAAWEQASMVGEEAVGGTVATPDRDIVDELGAAVGLEMDDRAFLRTTEILDERDDRRWELDPSSSEDYQERRE; encoded by the coding sequence ATGGCTGACAAAGCAGATAAAAAAGTACTGGATATAAACGACGAACCGATGGTTTTAGATCTGCCGCAGGAAATTACGGAATCCTACGGAACGGGTGTGAAGACAGAACCGGGATACAACATCGGTACGCGAAGATTGCGCGATGAAGAGAAGCTGTATACATCGACTAGCCCGCAACTGAGTGGGGGTGATGTGGATGCGGCTTGGGAACAAGCGAGTATGGTTGGTGAGGAGGCGGTTGGTGGAACGGTTGCTACTCCCGATCGAGATATTGTTGATGAGTTGGGAGCTGCTGTAGGGCTGGAGATGGACGACAGGGCTTTTCTGCGGACTACAGAAATTTTAGATGAGCGCGACGATCGACGCTGGGAGTTAGATCCTTCTTCTTCTGAAGATTATCAGGAACGCAGGGAATAA